A stretch of Colletotrichum lupini chromosome 2, complete sequence DNA encodes these proteins:
- a CDS encoding methyltransferase, whose product MSTILRRTSILTSSIKTSLRTNNIPRIIHTRPLATMTTGNFRYLDPATLEGSMPWAKVDTDVTSFSRLERRRSVVNIRESTEEFGTDVSGFAVYNSPAKEKDFIDDEAVRSGYYAEVEALLREKLPGVKKVVIFDHTIRRREKSSPRQPVQQVHVDQTPGAAEARVRRHVPGAEADELVNGRYQIINVWRPIGHPASDFPLAVIDWRTTEPKDLIAVDLLYPRRTDSDDDDRGKEVLPDPALARSTENYDVKGETFSVAPSDKHKLYYAKDMTPDEAMFIKCFDSRSQGRPGGKPGRADYTPHTAFIDPNTPADAKGRQSIEVRCLVFYE is encoded by the exons ATGAGCACAATCCTACGACGAACTTCAATACTCACATCATCAATCAAAACCAGTCTCAGAACCAACAATATTCCCCGCATCATCCACACTAGACCCCTCGCAACAATGACTACCGGCAACTTCCGCTATCTAGACCCCGCGACTCTGGAGGGCAGCATGCCCTGGGCAAAGGTCGATACAGAcgtaacctcttttagccgGCTCGAGCGCCGCCGCTCAGTGGTGAACATCCGCGAGTCGACGGAAGAGTTCGGCACCGACGTCTCCGGCTTCGCCGTGTACAACTCACCTGCTAAGGAGAAGGACTTCATCGACGATGAGGCAGTGCGAAGCGGCTACTATGCCGAAGTGGAGGCACTCCTGAGGGAGAAGTTGCCCGGTGTGAAGAAAGTTGTGATTTTTGACCACACCATCCGGAGGAGGGAGAAGAGCAGCCCTAGACAGCCTGTACAGCAGGTGCATGTCGACCAGACGCCCGGCGCGGCGGAAGCGCGTGTGAGGAGGCATGTTCCGGGAGCTGAGGCGGATGAGCTGGTCAATGGACGGTACCAGATTATCAATGTCTGGAGACCGATCGGACACCCAGCGAGTGACTTCCCGCTTGCGGTGATTGACTGGCGGACGACGGAGCCTAAGGATCTGATCGCTGTGGATCTGTTGTACCCCAGGAGGACGGATTCCGATGACGATGATCGGGGCAAGGAGGTGCTTCCGGACCCGGCTTTGGCGCGGTCGACGGAGAATTACGATGTCAAGG GCGAGACTTTCTCTGTCGCACCAAGCGACAAGCACAAGCTGTATTACGCCAAAGATATGACCCCTGACGAAGCCATGTTCATCAAGTGCTTCGACTCGAGAAGCCAAGGGCGACCCGGCGGCAAGCCGGGACGGGCCGATTACACGCCTCACACGGCCTTTATTGACCCCAACACCCCCGCAGATGCGAAGGGAAGACAAAGCATAGAGGTTAGATGCTTGGTGTTTTATGAGTAG